In one window of Henckelia pumila isolate YLH828 chromosome 1, ASM3356847v2, whole genome shotgun sequence DNA:
- the LOC140874260 gene encoding uncharacterized protein — protein sequence MARTETRLDSLETHVANMGVCKAIELRSGKEVGVQEHATDVEKEKRFKKKALDEQFAKFLENFKKLHINIPFVDAMLQMPNYAKFLMEVMLRKRNLEEFETVNLTEECSVILQKKLPQKLKDPGIFTIPCIIGSSHFINALCDLGANINLISLSVFGNLGLGEVKPTKIALQLADKSIKYPRGIIDYVLVKVDKFIFPADFIVLEMEEDGNMPLILGRPFLATAEAKIDVKKGALTMGADSDKVNF from the exons atggcgaggactgagactcgTCTGGACAGCTTAGAGACGCATGTGGCTAACATGGGTGTT TGTaaggccatagagttgaggagtgggaaagaagttggagtccaggAACATGCAACTGATGTAGAGAAAGAAAAG agattcaagaagaaggcgttgGACGAACAGTTTGCCAAGTTTCTTGAGAACTTCAAGAAActtcacatcaatattccatttgttGATGCTATGctgcaaatgccgaattatgctaaATTCTTGATGGAAGTGATGTTGAGGAAGAGGAACTTAGAAGAGTTCGAGACAGTGAAtctgactgaagagtgcagtgttATCCTGCAAAAAAAGCTaccacaaaaattgaaagatcCAGGGATTTTTACGATTCCTTGCATTATTGGTTCTTCTCATTTTattaatgcactttgcgatttaggagctaacATTAATTTGATATCTTTGTCTGTTTTCGGAAACTTaggacttggcgaggtgaagcccacGAAGATCGCATTACAGCTCGCCGATAAATCTATCAAATATCCGCGTGGAATAATTGATtatgttttggtaaaagtagataagtttatttttccgGCGGATTTTATTGTGTTGGAAATGGAGGAGGACGGAAATATGCCTTTAATTTTGGGGAGACCgttcttggctactgctgaagcCAAGATTGATGTTAAGAAAGGTGCGTTGACAATGGGTGCAGACAGTGATAAAGTTAATTTTTAA